The nucleotide window CTCGGTGTAGATCCAACTGGTAAGTGCGAGCAGAATTAGAGAAAGTGCAAAGAAATGTTTCATGGTTTTCACTTCCTTAGGACTTACGCATTTTTTTACCAACAGCCACTACTACACGCCGCTGGCGAGGTTTAAAACCTCGCCAGCGAGGAAGCTGCGTAAGTAAAATCCGTTTTTTATTTTTTTATTTTAAGATGTTGTTCACAATTATAACACCCTTAGCAAACATTTGTCAAAATTGTAGGTTGGAGGGAGTGCTCATCGTCTGAAGCTGGATTTACTGGATTCACGGATTTACCAGGAGTATTCCTGAAATGAAAATTACCCAGCTATGAGTGTCAATACGGGTTGCCGAAATTCTTTTCCTGAAAATCATAATAATCTTGCAAATCCTGCTTCAGACAAAATTCTATAATCTTGGAAATCCTGCTTCAGACAATGAACACAACACATTTGCGAACCGCGCGCAACCTATGTTATAATACTTCAAAGGAGATGTTCATGATGACAGTGAACCTTGCAATCGCACAATTACTTTTAAGCGGACTCCTCGGCGGCGTTACCTTAATATGGGGTATCTTCCGGTACCGACGGAGCAGCCAACGGCGGCGCGATCGCTACAATAAATTGCAGGCGTACCTACTTTGGATACTGAGCGCGCTGATCGCGGTGAGCTGCTTTTTCCCGCTGGCGCACCTCTATACAGAGCACCTCTGGTTCGAGAGCGTTGTCTATACGGATGTGTTCTGGGGATTGCAAAAGGTACGGTGGTTCGGCTTCGCACTCTTCTTTATTATCGCTGCTGGGTTCATGAACGCCAACACCGCCATTGCGAACATCCTCTGCCCGGAATCCAGCGAGTTCCGACGCTGGACACACACGCAAACCTTCTCCTTCCATCGGGTGGTCGTTTGCCTCACCTTAATCGCAAGCCTACTGCTCGCTGCACCGATGCTCCTATTGGAGAACGCCTTTCTTCTGTACCTGAACCAACCGGAAGCCGCCGCTGCCGAAGGTGCAGACGCATCGCTCCACTTCGGGATGGACCGGAATTTTTACCTCTTCAGTTTTCCGCTGCATAAATGGGTCAGCCTCTGGGTACAGATAACGATCTGGGTGACGTGTGTCATCGTCGGGCTGATGTATAACTTCTATTATCGTAGAGATGCCCACACGATGGCACGTGTCAAGCGGCACATCATCTTTCACGGGTCGGCTTTATGGCTGCTGCTGCTGGTCGTCGCGGGCTGGCGAAACTACGTTAATCTCTGGAATAAAGTCTACACAAGTCCACTGACGCAGGAGTTGTCATCGCTTCACGGGTTGTTCTATACCGATGCGTACTTGGAAGGCGCGACGAAGCTTTACTGTGGCGTGCTGGTCGGGATCGCCGTAGCGGTTGTACTGAATCTCTTCTGGCGGAGACGGCTGTTGTGGTATACGACTTTGGCGGTGTGGGGTTTGAGTTACGTACTGCTGATTCACGTCTATCCACTCGGGCTCTACGTCTGGGAGCTCCGCGCCGAACCGTTCGACAAAGAGGCACGGCACCTGCAACGGCACATCAAAGAGACGCGCCATGCGTTTGAATTGGATACCATTGTAACAGAGGACCGCGTGACAGGACTCGCCACACTCGATGTGATAGAAGCGAACCCCGCCGTCAAAAAGAACATCCAACTCTGGGATAGGCGCGTGCTGTATGAGGTACTCCGTGAAGACCAGATTAAACGGCATTACGACTTCCATCCCTACACCGATGTCGATAGATACTGGGTCGATGGTGAATACCGACAGGTGCTGATCGCGGCGCGTGAGGTGGATCCGGCACCGAACATTCAGGACTGGTACCGACTGCGGCTCCAATTTACGCACGGCTTTGGGGTATGCGTCGCCCCCGTCAACGAGTTCATTGAGGATGGATTGCCGAACTTCTGGGTCGGTGGCGCGCCGGTAGAGAGCATACACGACGAACTGAACGTGGCGCGTCCTGAGATTTACTACGGCGAGATGACACACGACTACGCCATCGTGAAGGCGGAACGCAAGAAAGACGATATTTCCGCGGACCCTGATGCCACCGCCGCAACGCCCGAAGTCGCCGAATGGCAGCGGCATACGTATAAAGCGGACAGCGGCGTGCCGTTAGGTGGGTGGTTCCGACGATTCTGTTTCGCCCTCCGCTTCGATTTCTTCCGTACCCTCCGTTCGGAGCGGTTGACACCGGAGAGCCGTGTGATGTTCCGACGGAAGATCGGCACCCGTCGCGGGGATCGGCTTATCAAGGACCGCGTTTCGCATATCGCCCCCTTCCTCAACTACGATCCCGACCCGTACATCGTCATTAACAAAGGAGAGTTGTGGTGGATTATCGACTTCTATGTGACGAGTCGGTATCACCCGAACGCACAGGTCTATGCTGACGACACGGCGCGGCTGACGGAGAACGATCCCTACATGGAGCCGAACTTCAAGAAGTTCAACTACATCCGAAATGCAGGGGTCGCTGTCGTGAACGCCTATACCGGTGACGTGAATTTCTATGCGATCGAGCAGAAAGGGCGCGATGAGCCGATTATGAAAGCGTATCAACGGGCGTTTCCGAATCTCTTTAAACCGGTGTTGGAGATGCCGGAGGGGTTGGCGGCACACCTTCGCTATCCCGACTACCTCACCCGGATCCAAGCCAAAATGTATGGCGATTATCATCAGGATGCCTCTCCTTTCTTCCAAACCACGGATACTTGGTCAATCCCGAAAGAGACCTATTACTCGGAAAAACCCGATCAAGAGATGATGCCCTATTACGCCATGCTCCAGTTGCCCGGAGAGGACACACCGGAATTCGTGAATGTGATTCCGTTTACGCCGCCGGAGAAAGAGAAACGGCTGCAGGCGTGGATGGTCGCCCGCTGCGATGAACCGAACTACGGACAACGGATCGTCTATATCCTTCCTGAAGGCGCAGATGTTGCCGGACCGACGCAAGTCGAAGAGGACATCGATAAGGAGACCGGACAGGAACAGGTCGGGTGGGCAAAGACGAGCGACATCATCCGCGGCAATCTGCTGATTATCCCGATTGAGGATGCACTCTTCTATGTCGAGGCGATCTATCTGCAAGCGAAGAAATCGGAGGAGGCGAACGGTGACGAGAGCACGCCGCGCCGTCCGAAGTTGGAGATGGTCGTCGTGAAAGCCGGGTCGAACGAGCTTGGGACAGCGAAGACGTTTGATGAGGCGTTAGATGTTATCTTTTTGGGACTCCCAGCGAACGGTGCTGTAACGGGTGACGATACCGCCGAGCCGACATTAGCGGACTTGGTGAAAGAGTACCGTGACCAGCAGACAAAACGGGATGCTGAGGCGGATCGGCTATTCGAGCAAATCCTCGAGAAAATTTCAGAGAATGATCGGTAGGAATTGGTTGTCAGTTATCAGTTGTCAGTTAAATTCCGCCTGATAAGAGGGTTCTTCTGTCTGAAGCTGGATTTACTGGATTCAAGGAACGCCTGGTGAAACTTACAACCACCAGGCGTTTCTTATTTCTAATTATGACCTTCAAGATGCCAGTCTATTCGCTGATTAATATTATCTATCTTCTTCTCAAGGCTTTGGTTAATATTGTCTATTTTCTGCTCAAGTCGCTTCTCAACTTCTTTTAAATCATCTTTGGTTGCTGACCTGAAAAAATTGATCACAGTTCCCAGTGCAACTATACCAGAGAATAGAACTGTCAGAATTGTTCCCCATAAAGGCATGATATACCTCCTTTGTTGGATATTACTTTCAGCATCTCCAACAGATACCACACAAATAGTATAACGTAACGCAACAACGTCGTCAACGGCTTTTTAATGATCGCTACACTGGAAGCGGACAAATTGCCTCCCGACGCAATACCTCATAATATCCTGAACATTCCGCAAACACCGCCTCCAATTCCGCTGGAAACGGCTCCGACTTCGGACGATACGGTGCGAACCCGGTACTCCGATGCACATTCTGATACCAATACCGCGCCCACACGCCATCCGCTGGGTTACCGCCTGCCTCCCACGACAACATCGAATCCTCAAACCGCAACCCCAACCGCTCACATAACTGAGCAAGCACACTCGCCGGATCCTCCAACAAGAGCCGCGCATCCAGCACCGGCGGCGATTGTCCCACATCGCGTAACGCTATCAAAAGATCGTGCTGCGTCTTGAACCCCGTATCGGCGAGCGTCGGTGTGCCGATAACCTTTGCGAGGGAAGGGAGCATCTCCCGTGGATCACGGATGAGGAAGACATTGAGGGTCCGCGCAAGGAAACGTAGGTCGATATCGATGAGGTGGTGCGCCATCTGTTTCATGAAAAGCACCGGCTTCTCACACGGACCGAGGATGACCTCGCGGATGACCTGCTCGCTGTCCGTTGACATAGAAGCCATCACCTCCTTTGCACCGGGATGTGTGCTATCGCGTGCCTCGGTGCCGTATTTCGTTTGGAGGTAGTGTGCATAAAGCGGTTCGTCAATGACCTGCGTATCGCTGCGTTGTGCGAAAGCGTACATGAGTGCGGTCGAAACGTTCCGCGGTCCCGACCAGAGACAGATGCGTTTTGTATCCAAGATGTGTCCTCTATATATTAAGGTATATAAGCGAGTTTAAGTATTATAACTCAGGTTGCTACCTAACGAATTATAGACGTTTGAATAAGTTTTCAAACACTTTCCTCACCCCGTAGGGGTGCTATGTCTATAGAAAACGGTGTATGTAAGCGACCGCACTCCGTAGGAGTGCCATTGCTTCCCAGTGAGAATAAATAGGTGGCTCGCGTTAGTATAACCCAAGTCGCTACCTAACGAATTATAGACGTTTGAATAAGTTTTCAAACACCTTCCTCACCCCGTAGGGGTGCTATGTCTATAAAAAGGTCGCCTACTCACGCTGTGACCATAAATCATTCTTCAGGTGGGAAATCTGCAACTGAATCAAAAACGTACTTCACATCATACGCAACCCCAAAATGCTTCAAAAACGCAAGATATTCCTCACGAAACGTTTTTTTCAAATGATGTTTTTCCTGATTTTCAATATATGCGGCAACCTCGGGGATCTGAGAATGCGAATAACTGAACGCACCAAATCCCTCTTGCCACGTAAAGTGTCCCACAGTCCAGCGTTTCTGATTGATGAAACGCGTCGAATTGACTTTAATATCTTTCACCAAACCAGATAGGGTGGCATCTGGTGTCATACCAACCAAGATATGGATGTGATCTGGCATCGAATTGATTTGAATTAATTTCTGTTTCTTATTCGTAATGATGCCAGTGATATATTTATGAAGTTCTGCTTTGTGGCGTTCGGGAATAAGTGCCTGTCTACCTTTTACGGAAAACACGATATGTATATAGAGTTGTGTATAGGTATTCGCCATAAGTTTTTGTGTTCCTCTGGAATTTGCTATGTCTAATGTTAGTTGTCATCTATTTATACACATAGCACCCCTACGGGGTGCGGTTGCTAAAATACAACGTTTTCTATAGACATAACACCCCTACGGGGTGGGGAAAGTAGCAACCCAGGGTATAACGTCAGACACCATCTATTATAGACATAGCACCCCTAATGAAGTTTAATAAAATATTTGGGTAATTCTATGTTCCGTCAGACCCGGTAGGTGCGGTTTGTAACCGCACCGGGCATCGGAAAAAATTACCCGATTAAATTCTTAATCTTCATACGGGGTGCGGTTGCTAAAATACAACCTTCTCTATAGACATAGCACCCCTACGGGGTGGGGACGTGGTAGTGAGGTGTTTTGTGTCTTCTAAAGTGTCCTCTTATTTTCGAGTTTTACTATAATGACCCAAGTCGCTACTAACACGTTTCGCACATTTCACAAACGGTCTTCGTCTCTTTCTTCACCCCGTATGAAGTTTAATAAAATATTTGGGTAATTCTATATTCCCTCAGACCCGGTAGGTGCCGTTTTGCAGCGGACACGCTCAAATGCGACCTGCATTCCAACCGCACCGAGCATCGGTAAAAATTACCCGATTAAATTCTTAATCTCCATTAGAGGTGATATGTCTATAGAATATGTCTATAAATAACCCAAGTTGCTACTAACACGTTTCGCACATTTCACAAACGGTCTTCGTCTCTTTCCCCACCCCGTAGGGGTGTTATGTCTATAGAATATGGTATATTTACGCGATTGCACTCCGTAGGAGTGCTATGTCTATAATAGGTGGCAACTTG belongs to Candidatus Poribacteria bacterium and includes:
- a CDS encoding UPF0182 family protein; this translates as MMTVNLAIAQLLLSGLLGGVTLIWGIFRYRRSSQRRRDRYNKLQAYLLWILSALIAVSCFFPLAHLYTEHLWFESVVYTDVFWGLQKVRWFGFALFFIIAAGFMNANTAIANILCPESSEFRRWTHTQTFSFHRVVVCLTLIASLLLAAPMLLLENAFLLYLNQPEAAAAEGADASLHFGMDRNFYLFSFPLHKWVSLWVQITIWVTCVIVGLMYNFYYRRDAHTMARVKRHIIFHGSALWLLLLVVAGWRNYVNLWNKVYTSPLTQELSSLHGLFYTDAYLEGATKLYCGVLVGIAVAVVLNLFWRRRLLWYTTLAVWGLSYVLLIHVYPLGLYVWELRAEPFDKEARHLQRHIKETRHAFELDTIVTEDRVTGLATLDVIEANPAVKKNIQLWDRRVLYEVLREDQIKRHYDFHPYTDVDRYWVDGEYRQVLIAAREVDPAPNIQDWYRLRLQFTHGFGVCVAPVNEFIEDGLPNFWVGGAPVESIHDELNVARPEIYYGEMTHDYAIVKAERKKDDISADPDATAATPEVAEWQRHTYKADSGVPLGGWFRRFCFALRFDFFRTLRSERLTPESRVMFRRKIGTRRGDRLIKDRVSHIAPFLNYDPDPYIVINKGELWWIIDFYVTSRYHPNAQVYADDTARLTENDPYMEPNFKKFNYIRNAGVAVVNAYTGDVNFYAIEQKGRDEPIMKAYQRAFPNLFKPVLEMPEGLAAHLRYPDYLTRIQAKMYGDYHQDASPFFQTTDTWSIPKETYYSEKPDQEMMPYYAMLQLPGEDTPEFVNVIPFTPPEKEKRLQAWMVARCDEPNYGQRIVYILPEGADVAGPTQVEEDIDKETGQEQVGWAKTSDIIRGNLLIIPIEDALFYVEAIYLQAKKSEEANGDESTPRRPKLEMVVVKAGSNELGTAKTFDEALDVIFLGLPANGAVTGDDTAEPTLADLVKEYRDQQTKRDAEADRLFEQILEKISENDR
- a CDS encoding sulfotransferase family protein; this translates as MDTKRICLWSGPRNVSTALMYAFAQRSDTQVIDEPLYAHYLQTKYGTEARDSTHPGAKEVMASMSTDSEQVIREVILGPCEKPVLFMKQMAHHLIDIDLRFLARTLNVFLIRDPREMLPSLAKVIGTPTLADTGFKTQHDLLIALRDVGQSPPVLDARLLLEDPASVLAQLCERLGLRFEDSMLSWEAGGNPADGVWARYWYQNVHRSTGFAPYRPKSEPFPAELEAVFAECSGYYEVLRREAICPLPV
- the tnpA gene encoding IS200/IS605 family transposase — encoded protein: MANTYTQLYIHIVFSVKGRQALIPERHKAELHKYITGIITNKKQKLIQINSMPDHIHILVGMTPDATLSGLVKDIKVNSTRFINQKRWTVGHFTWQEGFGAFSYSHSQIPEVAAYIENQEKHHLKKTFREEYLAFLKHFGVAYDVKYVFDSVADFPPEE